From the Girardinichthys multiradiatus isolate DD_20200921_A chromosome 22, DD_fGirMul_XY1, whole genome shotgun sequence genome, one window contains:
- the dlk2 gene encoding protein delta homolog 2 isoform X2, with the protein MSAVLLLSCCFLVVFTPPCAGEGSDSSCNITNSRRDEFGVCRCDPGWEGELCERCMTMPGCVHGSCLQPWQCMCKPGWGGRFCDKDLSMCSQQQQPCQNGATCLMEDSGDFRCLCLEGFHGPTCQKRFGPCHQTRSPCKNGGLCEDADGFAAELVCRCLAGFTGQRCETDIDDCLMGPCPSGATCVDRVNRFSCLCPTGVTGRFCTVNMDDCISQPCLNGGRCLDRTGGFHCLCQTGFTGTTCETLPGPMNASQPAWTTGGWDSGRHDNRKVKVTLKEHSPTGLSDLQLVIVWVLASVTLGVVSLTAALILQGRCRRFGHALYWSSPSLSPEAGTPSQPVPCNVPEHRISFLNAVEPQKKKLNIEVI; encoded by the exons GAAGTGACTCCAGCTGCAACATCACCAACAGCCGCCGTGATGAGTTTGGAGTCTGCAG GTGTGACCCAGGCTGGGAAGGTGAGCTCTGTGAGCGCTGCATGACGATGCCAGGATGCGTGCACGGTTCATGCCTGCAGCCATGGCAGTGCATGTGTAAACCGGGCTGGGGCGGACGATTCTGTGACAAAG ACCTCAGCATGTgctctcagcagcagcagccctgtCAGAACGGCGCCACCTGTCTGATGGAGGACAGCGGAGACTTCAGGTGTCTGTGTCTAGAGGGTTTCCATGGTCCGACATGTCAAAAGAGGTTTGGACCGTGTCACCAGACGAG GTCTCCATGTAAAAATGGTGGTCTGTGTGAGGATGCTGACGGCTTTGCGGCAGAGCTGGTGTGCCGCTGCCTTGCCGGATTCACGGGGCAACGTTGTGAGACTGACATTGACGACTGTTTGATGGGACCATGTCCCAGCGGTGCCACCTGCGTAGACAGAGTGAATCGGTTCTCGTGCCTCTGCCCAACTGGAGTCACAGGACGTTTCTGCACAGTCAACATGGACGACTGCATCAGTCAGCCCTGCCTGAACGGCGGCCGCTGCCTCGACCGCACCGGAGGCTTTCATTGCCTCTGCCAGACTGGATTCACCGGAACCACCTGCGAGACACTGCCGGGCCCCATGAACGCCAGCCAACCAGCCTGGACGACTGGGGGCTGGGACAGTGGTCGCCATGACAACAGGAAAGTCAAGGTGACATTGAAGGAGCACAGCCCTACTGGACTCTCAGACCTGCAGCTCGTCATCGTGTGGGTGCTGGCTAGCGTGACGCTAGGTGTGGTGTCCCTGACCGCCGCTCTCATCCTGCAGGGACGCTGTAGGCGCTTTGGCCACGCCCTCTACTGGTCATCACCATCCTTATCACCGGAAGCTGGAACACCCAGCCAGCCTGTGCCGTGCAATGTGCCGGAGCATCGGATCAGCTTCCTGAATGCAGTAGaaccacagaagaagaaactCAACATAGAGGTGATTTAG
- the dlk2 gene encoding protein delta homolog 2 isoform X3, giving the protein MTMPGCVHGSCLQPWQCMCKPGWGGRFCDKDLSMCSQQQQPCQNGATCLMEDSGDFRCLCLEGFHGPTCQKRFGPCHQTRSPCKNGGLCEDADGFAAELVCRCLAGFTGQRCETDIDDCLMGPCPSGATCVDRVNRFSCLCPTGVTGRFCTVNMDDCISQPCLNGGRCLDRTGGFHCLCQTGFTGTTCETLPGPMNASQPAWTTGGWDSGRHDNRKVKVTLKEHSPTGLSDLQLVIVWVLASVTLGVVSLTAALILQGRCRRFGHALYWSSPSLSPEAGTPSQPVPCNVPEHRISFLNAVEPQKKKLNIEVI; this is encoded by the exons ATGACGATGCCAGGATGCGTGCACGGTTCATGCCTGCAGCCATGGCAGTGCATGTGTAAACCGGGCTGGGGCGGACGATTCTGTGACAAAG ACCTCAGCATGTgctctcagcagcagcagccctgtCAGAACGGCGCCACCTGTCTGATGGAGGACAGCGGAGACTTCAGGTGTCTGTGTCTAGAGGGTTTCCATGGTCCGACATGTCAAAAGAGGTTTGGACCGTGTCACCAGACGAG GTCTCCATGTAAAAATGGTGGTCTGTGTGAGGATGCTGACGGCTTTGCGGCAGAGCTGGTGTGCCGCTGCCTTGCCGGATTCACGGGGCAACGTTGTGAGACTGACATTGACGACTGTTTGATGGGACCATGTCCCAGCGGTGCCACCTGCGTAGACAGAGTGAATCGGTTCTCGTGCCTCTGCCCAACTGGAGTCACAGGACGTTTCTGCACAGTCAACATGGACGACTGCATCAGTCAGCCCTGCCTGAACGGCGGCCGCTGCCTCGACCGCACCGGAGGCTTTCATTGCCTCTGCCAGACTGGATTCACCGGAACCACCTGCGAGACACTGCCGGGCCCCATGAACGCCAGCCAACCAGCCTGGACGACTGGGGGCTGGGACAGTGGTCGCCATGACAACAGGAAAGTCAAGGTGACATTGAAGGAGCACAGCCCTACTGGACTCTCAGACCTGCAGCTCGTCATCGTGTGGGTGCTGGCTAGCGTGACGCTAGGTGTGGTGTCCCTGACCGCCGCTCTCATCCTGCAGGGACGCTGTAGGCGCTTTGGCCACGCCCTCTACTGGTCATCACCATCCTTATCACCGGAAGCTGGAACACCCAGCCAGCCTGTGCCGTGCAATGTGCCGGAGCATCGGATCAGCTTCCTGAATGCAGTAGaaccacagaagaagaaactCAACATAGAGGTGATTTAG
- the dlk2 gene encoding protein delta homolog 2 isoform X1 has product MSAVLLLSCCFLVVFTPPCAGEAGSDSSCNITNSRRDEFGVCRCDPGWEGELCERCMTMPGCVHGSCLQPWQCMCKPGWGGRFCDKDLSMCSQQQQPCQNGATCLMEDSGDFRCLCLEGFHGPTCQKRFGPCHQTRSPCKNGGLCEDADGFAAELVCRCLAGFTGQRCETDIDDCLMGPCPSGATCVDRVNRFSCLCPTGVTGRFCTVNMDDCISQPCLNGGRCLDRTGGFHCLCQTGFTGTTCETLPGPMNASQPAWTTGGWDSGRHDNRKVKVTLKEHSPTGLSDLQLVIVWVLASVTLGVVSLTAALILQGRCRRFGHALYWSSPSLSPEAGTPSQPVPCNVPEHRISFLNAVEPQKKKLNIEVI; this is encoded by the exons CAGGAAGTGACTCCAGCTGCAACATCACCAACAGCCGCCGTGATGAGTTTGGAGTCTGCAG GTGTGACCCAGGCTGGGAAGGTGAGCTCTGTGAGCGCTGCATGACGATGCCAGGATGCGTGCACGGTTCATGCCTGCAGCCATGGCAGTGCATGTGTAAACCGGGCTGGGGCGGACGATTCTGTGACAAAG ACCTCAGCATGTgctctcagcagcagcagccctgtCAGAACGGCGCCACCTGTCTGATGGAGGACAGCGGAGACTTCAGGTGTCTGTGTCTAGAGGGTTTCCATGGTCCGACATGTCAAAAGAGGTTTGGACCGTGTCACCAGACGAG GTCTCCATGTAAAAATGGTGGTCTGTGTGAGGATGCTGACGGCTTTGCGGCAGAGCTGGTGTGCCGCTGCCTTGCCGGATTCACGGGGCAACGTTGTGAGACTGACATTGACGACTGTTTGATGGGACCATGTCCCAGCGGTGCCACCTGCGTAGACAGAGTGAATCGGTTCTCGTGCCTCTGCCCAACTGGAGTCACAGGACGTTTCTGCACAGTCAACATGGACGACTGCATCAGTCAGCCCTGCCTGAACGGCGGCCGCTGCCTCGACCGCACCGGAGGCTTTCATTGCCTCTGCCAGACTGGATTCACCGGAACCACCTGCGAGACACTGCCGGGCCCCATGAACGCCAGCCAACCAGCCTGGACGACTGGGGGCTGGGACAGTGGTCGCCATGACAACAGGAAAGTCAAGGTGACATTGAAGGAGCACAGCCCTACTGGACTCTCAGACCTGCAGCTCGTCATCGTGTGGGTGCTGGCTAGCGTGACGCTAGGTGTGGTGTCCCTGACCGCCGCTCTCATCCTGCAGGGACGCTGTAGGCGCTTTGGCCACGCCCTCTACTGGTCATCACCATCCTTATCACCGGAAGCTGGAACACCCAGCCAGCCTGTGCCGTGCAATGTGCCGGAGCATCGGATCAGCTTCCTGAATGCAGTAGaaccacagaagaagaaactCAACATAGAGGTGATTTAG